Proteins encoded together in one Variovorax paradoxus EPS window:
- a CDS encoding DUF445 domain-containing protein, producing the protein MAEEDPSSAALRRMKRVALGLLCAAALLYALASALHAQHPAWGYVAAFAEAAMVGAIADWFAVVALFRHPLGLPIPHTAIIPSNKDRIGAKLAGFICNNFLSTAQVLAKLREFDTAGRIADWLARPASGEKLGEWGVAATRYGLTAFDDDRVRDFMGRAAAAGLEKIDLSRLTGQALDALTAGGRHQALLDDVLQQVAGLLEGEEVQAHITEAIAREIKTLRYVGLDQVAAKLATRKIVAAVAHTIGELAAEPDHPMRKRFDHFVDDFVVRLKLDPEFQQRGEQIRAELMAHPALGDYLHGLWGELLAWLDRDLRRGDSTIRQRIASMAGALGTRLQADEAIRHWINEQIEAAAPLAIERYREDIRRYIEERVGEWNAEEMTVELERHIGRDLQFIRINGTLVGGLVGLAIHTATQLLRG; encoded by the coding sequence CCTGGGGCTACGTGGCCGCGTTCGCCGAGGCCGCGATGGTCGGCGCAATTGCCGACTGGTTCGCCGTGGTGGCGTTGTTCCGCCATCCGCTGGGCCTGCCGATCCCGCACACCGCGATCATCCCGAGCAACAAGGACCGCATCGGCGCCAAGCTCGCGGGCTTCATCTGCAACAACTTCCTGAGCACCGCGCAGGTGCTCGCCAAGCTGCGCGAGTTCGACACCGCCGGCCGCATCGCCGATTGGCTCGCGCGGCCCGCAAGCGGCGAGAAGCTGGGCGAATGGGGCGTGGCCGCCACGCGCTACGGGCTCACGGCGTTCGACGACGACCGGGTGCGCGATTTCATGGGCCGCGCTGCCGCGGCGGGCCTGGAAAAGATCGACCTCTCGCGCCTCACCGGCCAGGCGCTCGATGCGCTCACCGCGGGCGGCCGTCACCAGGCGCTGCTCGACGACGTGCTGCAGCAGGTGGCGGGGCTGCTCGAAGGCGAGGAGGTGCAGGCGCACATCACCGAAGCCATCGCGCGCGAGATCAAGACGCTGCGCTACGTCGGCCTCGACCAGGTCGCGGCCAAGCTCGCCACGCGCAAGATCGTGGCCGCCGTCGCGCACACCATCGGCGAACTGGCTGCCGAGCCCGACCACCCGATGCGCAAGCGTTTCGATCATTTCGTCGACGACTTCGTGGTGCGCCTGAAGCTCGACCCCGAGTTCCAGCAGCGCGGCGAGCAGATACGCGCCGAGCTGATGGCGCACCCTGCGCTCGGCGACTACCTGCACGGGCTTTGGGGCGAGCTGCTCGCGTGGCTGGACCGCGACCTGCGCCGCGGCGACTCGACGATCCGCCAGCGCATCGCGTCGATGGCCGGCGCGCTGGGCACGCGGCTGCAGGCCGACGAGGCCATCCGCCACTGGATCAACGAGCAGATCGAGGCCGCCGCGCCGCTGGCCATCGAGCGCTATCGGGAGGACATCCGCCGCTACATCGAGGAGCGGGTCGGCGAGTGGAACGCCGAGGAGATGACGGTGGAGCTCGAGCGCCACATCGGGCGCGACCTGCAGTTCATCCGCATCAACGGCACGCTGGTGGGCGGGCTCGTGGGCCTTGCGATCCACACCGCCACGCAGTTGCTGCGCGGCTGA
- a CDS encoding MHYT domain-containing protein, producing the protein MTPLVVGQLLSPEYSLGLVALSFLISFAGSLVALICAGRMVNADGKPNLALVACAAVALGGIGIWSMHFIGMLAYRLPVAISYNMPLTIVSLVAAILISGIALYLAGGRRKFSKPGWAAGSLLAGVGVCVMHYMGMFAMNMRATMELDMGTVALSVVIAITAAAAALWLAFNLRKLSHQIGAAAVMGVAVCTMHYVGMTAASMICTAAAPTDALAIGGSYMGLSVFGTAGAVLIFIYWVATGNSLDAPTPQRARPRTS; encoded by the coding sequence ATGACTCCCCTCGTCGTAGGCCAGTTGCTGTCGCCCGAGTACTCATTGGGGCTGGTGGCGCTTTCATTCCTCATCTCGTTCGCGGGATCGCTGGTGGCGCTGATCTGCGCGGGCCGCATGGTCAACGCGGACGGCAAACCCAACTTGGCCCTCGTGGCCTGCGCCGCAGTGGCGCTCGGGGGCATCGGCATCTGGTCGATGCACTTCATCGGCATGCTGGCCTACCGGTTGCCGGTGGCCATTTCGTACAACATGCCGCTGACGATCGTGTCGCTCGTGGCGGCCATCCTGATCTCCGGCATCGCCCTCTACCTGGCCGGTGGCCGGCGCAAGTTCAGCAAACCCGGCTGGGCAGCCGGCAGCCTGCTGGCAGGCGTCGGCGTCTGCGTGATGCATTACATGGGCATGTTCGCGATGAACATGCGCGCCACGATGGAGCTCGACATGGGCACCGTCGCGCTATCTGTGGTGATCGCCATCACCGCCGCCGCGGCCGCCTTGTGGCTGGCCTTCAACCTGCGCAAGTTGAGCCACCAGATCGGCGCCGCTGCGGTGATGGGCGTGGCGGTCTGCACGATGCACTACGTGGGCATGACCGCCGCCAGCATGATCTGCACGGCCGCGGCGCCGACCGATGCGCTCGCCATCGGCGGCAGCTACATGGGCCTGTCGGTGTTCGGCACGGCCGGTGCGGTGCTGATCTTCATCTACTGGGTGGCCACCGGCAACAGCCTCGACGCCCCGACGCCGCAGCGCGCCCGCCCCCGCACCAGCTAG
- a CDS encoding acyl-CoA carboxylase subunit beta codes for MPVIESRLSSASDTFQANRTGMLALLDQVRAHEARAASASGASAERFAKRGQLLPRERIALLLDTGAPFLPLASLAGLGHDNPDLSKSVPGGGLISGIGQVAGVRCMVSASDSGIDAGALQPMGLDKQLRVQEIALENKLPYVQLVESAGANLMQYRVQDFVRGGSIFRNLARLSAAGLPVVTVTHGSSTAGGAYQTGLSDYIVMVRDRTRAFLAGPPLLKAATGEIATEEELGGAVMHTHISGLGDYLAEDDRDAIRIARSILGGIDWTRDEAPRAFTPPRYDAEDLLGIMPSDGRRPVDMREVIARIADGSEFLEFSEHYGSATVCAHIRLEGHAVGIVTNNGPIDSDGATKATHFIQACCQSRTPIVYLQNITGYMVGRAHEEAGIIKHGAKMIQAVTNATVPQITLYCGASYGAGNYGMCGRGFAPRFCFSWPNARTAVMGGEQAAKTMAIVMEAGMARKGAVDTAKIDAMQQQIVERFDRQMSVFTTSAMLLDDGVIDPRDTRAVLAEVLSVCRDADARVPQAMQFSVARP; via the coding sequence ATGCCCGTCATCGAATCCCGGCTGTCATCGGCCAGCGACACCTTCCAGGCCAACCGCACCGGCATGCTCGCGCTGCTGGACCAGGTGCGTGCGCACGAGGCCCGCGCCGCGTCTGCCTCGGGCGCCTCGGCCGAGCGCTTTGCCAAGCGCGGCCAGCTCTTGCCGCGCGAACGCATCGCGCTGCTGCTGGACACCGGCGCGCCCTTTCTTCCGCTGGCTTCTCTCGCAGGCCTTGGTCATGACAACCCCGATCTTTCGAAGAGCGTGCCCGGCGGCGGGTTGATCTCCGGCATCGGCCAGGTCGCGGGCGTGCGCTGCATGGTGAGCGCCTCCGATTCGGGCATCGACGCCGGCGCGCTGCAACCGATGGGCCTGGACAAGCAGCTGCGCGTGCAAGAGATCGCGCTCGAGAACAAGCTCCCCTACGTGCAGCTGGTCGAAAGCGCCGGCGCCAATCTCATGCAGTACCGCGTCCAGGACTTCGTGCGCGGCGGCAGCATCTTTCGCAACCTCGCGCGGCTCTCGGCGGCGGGGCTGCCCGTGGTGACGGTGACGCATGGCTCCTCGACCGCGGGCGGCGCCTACCAGACGGGTTTGTCGGACTACATCGTGATGGTGCGCGATCGCACCCGGGCCTTCCTCGCCGGACCGCCGCTGCTGAAAGCCGCCACCGGCGAAATCGCCACCGAAGAAGAACTCGGCGGTGCCGTGATGCACACCCACATTTCGGGCCTGGGCGACTACCTCGCCGAAGACGACCGCGACGCCATCCGCATCGCACGCTCGATCCTCGGCGGCATCGACTGGACCCGCGACGAAGCACCGCGCGCCTTCACGCCGCCGCGCTACGACGCCGAAGACCTGCTGGGCATCATGCCGAGCGACGGACGCCGGCCGGTGGACATGCGCGAGGTCATCGCGCGCATCGCCGACGGCTCCGAGTTCCTCGAATTCAGCGAGCACTACGGCAGCGCCACCGTCTGCGCCCACATCCGGCTCGAAGGCCATGCGGTGGGCATCGTCACCAACAACGGCCCGATCGATTCCGACGGCGCGACCAAGGCCACGCACTTCATCCAGGCCTGCTGCCAGTCGCGCACGCCCATCGTCTACCTGCAGAACATCACCGGCTACATGGTGGGCCGCGCGCACGAGGAGGCCGGCATCATCAAGCACGGCGCCAAGATGATCCAGGCCGTGACCAACGCCACGGTGCCGCAGATCACGCTGTACTGCGGCGCCTCGTACGGCGCGGGCAACTACGGCATGTGCGGCCGAGGCTTCGCTCCGCGCTTCTGCTTCTCGTGGCCGAACGCGCGCACCGCCGTGATGGGCGGCGAGCAGGCCGCCAAGACCATGGCCATCGTCATGGAGGCCGGCATGGCGCGCAAGGGCGCGGTCGACACCGCGAAGATCGATGCGATGCAGCAGCAGATCGTCGAGCGCTTCGACCGGCAGATGAGCGTGTTCACCACCAGCGCGATGCTGCTGGACGATGGCGTGATCGATCCGCGCGACACGCGCGCGGTGCTGGCCGAGGTGCTGTCGGTGTGCCGCGATGCCGATGCGCGCGTGCCGCAGGCGATGCAGTTCTCGGTGGCGCGGCCATGA
- a CDS encoding acetyl/propionyl/methylcrotonyl-CoA carboxylase subunit alpha, which yields MKGFNKILIANRGEIAVRVMRTARTMGYRTVAVYSSADADAEHVRQADQAVWIGESLPAQSYLNIAAIIEAARASGAQAVHPGYGFLAENAGFAEACRNAGLVFIGPSPEAIRAMGDKAGAKRLMRAAGVPCIPGYQGEDQSQSTLAAEAARIGWPVMIKATAGGGGRGMRLVPSAAAFADLLQSAQSEALNAFGNATVILERAVVAPRHIEIQVFADRHGNGIHLGERDCSVQRRHQKVIEESPSPAVSAELRERMGATAVAAAKAIAYEGAGTLEFLLDADGQYWFMEMNTRLQVEHPVTEAVTGLDLVELQLRVAAGEPLPLTQQDVQMNGHAIEVRLCAEDPQQGFMPQSGTLAAWRPSPALRIEHALRDGAEVPAFYDSMIAKLVSHGRTRDEARQRLIAGLQDTVALGIATNQEFLRRALSHPVFAEGAATTAFIAEHAEALLAPDAAMEGRAALLAALLLQLGERGWPSPLAHTLPNALRFSLNGEVHAARVTPQGAGRFDVAVDATGPERIELLALPGDGVVRFSCGGVSEQAMSVRKSATHLWIHFSGQAFELENLTHVAVPRAGAAGGDGLLRASMNGRVIALLAAEGDTVAAGQPLVTLEAMKMEHVHCAPRAGRVAALHVAVGAQVAARHVVAEIADA from the coding sequence ATGAAGGGGTTCAACAAGATCCTCATCGCCAACCGCGGCGAAATCGCGGTGCGTGTGATGCGCACCGCACGCACCATGGGCTATCGCACCGTCGCCGTGTATTCGAGCGCCGACGCCGATGCGGAACATGTGCGGCAAGCCGACCAGGCCGTGTGGATCGGTGAGTCGCTGCCCGCGCAGAGCTACCTCAACATCGCCGCGATCATCGAAGCCGCGCGTGCGAGCGGTGCACAAGCTGTGCATCCCGGCTACGGCTTCCTTGCGGAGAACGCCGGGTTCGCAGAGGCCTGCCGCAACGCTGGCCTCGTCTTCATCGGCCCCTCGCCCGAAGCCATTCGCGCGATGGGCGACAAGGCGGGCGCCAAGCGGCTGATGCGGGCGGCCGGCGTGCCGTGCATTCCCGGCTACCAGGGCGAAGACCAGAGCCAATCCACGCTCGCAGCCGAAGCTGCCCGCATCGGCTGGCCCGTGATGATCAAAGCAACCGCCGGCGGCGGCGGGCGCGGCATGCGGCTGGTGCCATCGGCCGCGGCCTTTGCCGATCTGCTGCAGAGCGCGCAGTCCGAAGCACTCAACGCCTTCGGCAATGCGACCGTGATCCTGGAGCGCGCCGTCGTCGCGCCGCGCCACATCGAAATCCAGGTGTTCGCCGACCGCCACGGCAATGGCATCCACCTCGGCGAGCGCGACTGCTCGGTGCAGCGTAGGCATCAGAAGGTGATCGAGGAATCGCCGTCGCCGGCGGTGTCCGCCGAGTTGCGCGAACGCATGGGCGCGACCGCCGTTGCCGCGGCAAAAGCCATCGCGTACGAAGGCGCTGGCACGCTCGAGTTTTTGCTCGACGCCGACGGCCAATACTGGTTCATGGAGATGAACACGCGGCTGCAGGTGGAGCATCCCGTGACCGAGGCGGTGACGGGGCTCGACCTCGTCGAACTGCAACTGCGCGTCGCCGCCGGAGAGCCATTGCCGCTCACTCAGCAGGACGTGCAGATGAACGGCCACGCGATCGAAGTGCGCCTGTGCGCCGAGGACCCGCAGCAGGGCTTCATGCCGCAGAGCGGCACGCTCGCTGCATGGCGGCCGTCGCCGGCTCTTCGTATCGAACATGCGTTGCGCGATGGCGCCGAAGTGCCGGCGTTCTACGACTCGATGATCGCCAAGCTGGTGTCGCACGGACGGACCCGCGACGAAGCGAGGCAGCGTCTCATCGCAGGCCTGCAGGACACTGTGGCGCTCGGCATCGCGACCAACCAAGAGTTTCTGCGGCGCGCGCTGTCGCACCCCGTGTTTGCCGAGGGTGCGGCGACGACGGCGTTCATCGCCGAGCATGCCGAGGCGCTGCTCGCGCCTGACGCCGCAATGGAAGGCCGCGCCGCGTTGCTCGCCGCACTACTGCTTCAACTCGGCGAACGTGGCTGGCCTTCACCGCTTGCGCACACGCTGCCTAACGCACTGCGCTTCTCGCTCAACGGCGAGGTGCATGCAGCGCGTGTGACGCCGCAGGGCGCAGGTCGTTTCGATGTCGCAGTCGATGCAACCGGGCCTGAGCGCATCGAACTGCTTGCGCTGCCCGGTGACGGCGTCGTGCGCTTCTCATGCGGCGGTGTTTCCGAGCAGGCCATGTCGGTGCGCAAGTCCGCCACGCACCTGTGGATTCATTTCAGCGGCCAGGCCTTCGAACTCGAGAATCTCACGCATGTGGCGGTGCCTCGCGCCGGTGCTGCTGGCGGCGACGGCCTGCTGCGCGCCTCGATGAACGGCCGCGTCATCGCCCTGCTCGCCGCCGAGGGGGACACGGTCGCTGCCGGCCAGCCCCTCGTCACGCTCGAAGCGATGAAGATGGAACACGTGCATTGCGCACCGCGCGCCGGCCGCGTCGCCGCGCTGCATGTCGCGGTGGGCGCGCAGGTGGCCGCGCGCCATGTGGTGGCGGAGATTGCCGACGCATGA
- a CDS encoding SDR family oxidoreductase, with protein MNASSRYRSVFSPGLFDGQVIVVTGGGSGIGRCTAHELASLGAQVVLVGRNAEKLQQVQKEIATAGGKASTQAFDIRQEEAVRTAIAEVVAAHGRIDGLINNAGGQYITPLAAISAKGWEAVIHTNLTGGFLVARECFVQSMQANGGAIVNIVADMWGSMPNMGHSGAARAGMVSFTETAALEWAANGVRVNAVAPGYIASSGMDHYPPEAGDMLRAMRKTVPAGRFGNEAETSAAIAFLLSPAASFISGSVLRVDGARPQVRMGWPMALPDAAAQQRPAVRAFDGFHLAQTPRVFQDKETND; from the coding sequence ATGAACGCCTCTTCCCGCTACCGCTCCGTGTTCTCGCCCGGCCTGTTCGATGGACAGGTGATCGTCGTTACCGGTGGCGGCTCGGGCATCGGCCGCTGCACGGCGCACGAGCTCGCATCGCTCGGCGCGCAGGTCGTGCTTGTCGGCCGCAATGCCGAGAAGCTGCAGCAGGTACAGAAAGAAATCGCCACCGCCGGCGGCAAAGCCAGCACCCAGGCCTTCGACATCCGGCAAGAAGAAGCCGTGCGTACGGCGATTGCCGAGGTGGTCGCAGCACACGGCCGCATCGACGGCCTCATCAACAACGCCGGCGGTCAGTACATCACGCCGCTCGCCGCCATCTCGGCCAAGGGCTGGGAAGCGGTGATCCACACCAACCTCACCGGCGGCTTCCTCGTCGCGCGCGAATGCTTCGTGCAGAGCATGCAGGCGAACGGCGGCGCCATCGTCAACATCGTGGCCGACATGTGGGGCTCGATGCCCAACATGGGCCACAGCGGTGCCGCGCGCGCGGGCATGGTGAGCTTCACCGAAACGGCCGCGCTCGAATGGGCCGCGAACGGCGTGCGCGTGAACGCGGTGGCGCCGGGCTACATCGCATCGAGCGGCATGGACCACTACCCGCCCGAGGCCGGCGACATGCTGCGCGCGATGCGCAAGACCGTGCCTGCCGGCCGCTTCGGCAACGAAGCCGAGACCTCCGCGGCCATCGCCTTCCTGCTGAGCCCCGCGGCGAGCTTCATCAGCGGCAGCGTGCTGCGCGTGGACGGCGCGCGGCCGCAGGTGCGCATGGGCTGGCCGATGGCGCTGCCGGATGCAGCGGCGCAGCAGCGCCCGGCAGTGCGGGCGTTCGACGGCTTCCATCTGGCGCAGACGCCCCGCGTGTTCCAGGACAAAGAAACGAACGACTGA
- a CDS encoding acyl-CoA dehydrogenase family protein, with product MQYTHEHLEIQKTLRRFIDDEINPHVDEWEAAEIFPAHEVFKKLGNLGMLGLNKPEAFGGAGLDYSYAMAMAEALGHVSCGGVPMAIGVQTDMCTPALARFGSDELRREFLAPAIAGDTVGCIGVSEPGAGSDVAGLKSHARKDGDDYLISGQKMWITNSLQADWMCMLVNTSDGPVHRNKSLVMVPMDSPGIEKAKKIRKIGMNSSDTGLIYFDNVRVPQRYRIGEEGQGFVYQMQQFQEERLWAAASSLEPMEDCIAQTIEWAQQRHMFGGTLADQQWVQFKLAELKTEVEALRALTYRACDLHVQGEDVLELASMAKLKTGRLTRQVSDTCLQFWGGMGFTLENRVSRLYRDGRLGSIGGGADEVMLGILAKTMGIAKRPPRG from the coding sequence ATGCAGTACACCCACGAACACCTCGAGATTCAGAAGACGCTGCGCCGCTTCATCGATGACGAGATCAACCCGCACGTCGACGAATGGGAAGCGGCCGAGATCTTCCCCGCGCACGAGGTCTTCAAGAAGCTCGGCAACCTGGGCATGCTGGGCCTCAACAAGCCCGAAGCCTTCGGCGGCGCCGGCCTCGACTACTCGTATGCGATGGCGATGGCCGAGGCGCTCGGCCACGTGAGCTGCGGCGGCGTGCCGATGGCCATCGGCGTGCAGACCGACATGTGCACGCCCGCGCTCGCACGCTTCGGCAGCGACGAGCTGCGCCGCGAATTCCTCGCACCCGCCATCGCGGGCGACACGGTCGGCTGCATCGGCGTGAGCGAGCCCGGTGCGGGCAGCGACGTCGCGGGCTTGAAGAGCCACGCACGCAAGGACGGCGACGACTACCTCATCAGCGGCCAGAAGATGTGGATCACCAACAGCCTGCAGGCCGACTGGATGTGCATGCTGGTCAACACCAGCGACGGCCCGGTGCACCGCAACAAGTCGCTGGTGATGGTGCCGATGGACAGCCCCGGCATCGAGAAGGCCAAGAAGATCCGCAAGATCGGCATGAACTCCAGCGACACCGGGCTCATCTATTTCGACAACGTGCGCGTGCCGCAGCGCTATCGCATCGGCGAGGAGGGGCAGGGCTTCGTCTACCAGATGCAGCAGTTCCAGGAAGAGCGCCTCTGGGCCGCGGCCAGCTCGCTCGAGCCGATGGAAGACTGCATCGCGCAGACCATCGAGTGGGCGCAGCAGCGCCACATGTTCGGCGGCACGCTGGCCGACCAGCAATGGGTGCAGTTCAAGCTGGCCGAACTGAAGACCGAAGTGGAAGCGCTGCGCGCGCTCACCTACCGCGCCTGCGACCTGCATGTGCAGGGCGAGGACGTGCTCGAACTCGCCTCGATGGCCAAGCTCAAGACGGGGCGGCTCACGCGGCAGGTGTCGGACACGTGCCTCCAGTTCTGGGGCGGCATGGGTTTCACGCTGGAGAACCGGGTCTCCCGGCTTTATCGCGACGGCCGCCTCGGTTCGATTGGCGGCGGTGCGGACGAAGTGATGCTCGGCATCCTCGCGAAGACGATGGGCATCGCCAAACGGCCACCGCGCGGCTGA
- a CDS encoding acyl-CoA dehydrogenase family protein, with amino-acid sequence MDAELQADRAALADTVRRFAENEIAPNVEAWDDAGEFPRALYTRAAELGLLGLGYAEAFGGTPASYSLKLPAWIALARHGKSGGVLASLFSHNIGLPPVVLHASDAVRHEVVPAVLRGEKIAALAITEPGGGSDVAALRTTARRESAGDGDHYVLNGEKTFITSGMRAHWITVAVRTGEGRGAGGISMLLVPGDALGLSRKRLTKMGWWCSDTATLHFDNVRVPARYLLGDEGAGFRMIMGNFNGERIGLAAGALGFAQACLDEALAWSRERKTFGAALIEHQAVRHKLVDMQMRIASTEAWLEAVSAEGDAHEAAGRFNAPEWVAQVCMLKNHATQTMQFCADQAVQILGGMGFMRGTVSERIYREVKVMMIGGGAEEIMKELAARQLGWL; translated from the coding sequence ATGGACGCCGAACTGCAAGCCGACCGCGCGGCGCTCGCCGACACGGTGCGGCGCTTTGCCGAAAACGAGATCGCGCCGAATGTCGAAGCCTGGGACGACGCGGGCGAATTTCCGCGCGCGCTCTACACGCGCGCCGCGGAACTCGGGCTGCTCGGTCTCGGCTATGCCGAAGCGTTCGGCGGTACGCCGGCCTCGTATTCGCTCAAGCTTCCCGCATGGATCGCACTCGCGCGCCACGGCAAGAGCGGTGGCGTGCTCGCGAGCCTCTTCTCGCACAACATCGGCCTGCCGCCGGTGGTGCTGCATGCGAGCGACGCCGTGCGCCACGAGGTCGTGCCCGCCGTGCTGCGCGGCGAGAAGATCGCGGCGCTTGCCATCACCGAACCGGGCGGCGGCTCCGATGTCGCGGCGCTGCGCACGACGGCCAGACGGGAGAGTGCAGGCGACGGTGATCACTATGTGCTGAACGGCGAGAAGACCTTCATCACGTCGGGCATGCGAGCCCACTGGATCACGGTCGCCGTACGCACCGGAGAAGGACGCGGTGCAGGCGGCATCTCGATGCTGCTGGTGCCCGGAGATGCACTTGGCCTTTCGCGCAAGCGCCTCACGAAGATGGGCTGGTGGTGCTCCGACACCGCGACGCTGCACTTCGACAACGTGCGCGTGCCGGCGCGCTATCTGCTGGGCGACGAAGGCGCGGGCTTCCGAATGATCATGGGCAACTTCAACGGCGAACGCATCGGCCTCGCAGCCGGCGCGCTCGGCTTCGCGCAGGCCTGCCTCGACGAAGCATTGGCTTGGTCCCGCGAGCGCAAGACCTTCGGTGCCGCGCTCATCGAGCACCAGGCGGTGCGCCACAAGCTGGTGGACATGCAGATGCGCATCGCCTCCACCGAAGCGTGGCTCGAGGCGGTGTCGGCGGAAGGCGATGCGCACGAAGCCGCCGGCCGCTTCAACGCGCCCGAATGGGTCGCGCAGGTCTGCATGCTCAAGAACCATGCGACGCAGACCATGCAGTTCTGCGCCGACCAGGCGGTGCAGATCCTCGGCGGCATGGGCTTCATGCGCGGCACGGTGAGCGAGCGCATCTACCGCGAAGTCAAGGTGATGATGATCGGCGGTGGTGCCGAGGAGATCATGAAGGAGCTGGCCGCGCGGCAGCTCGGCTGGCTGTAG
- a CDS encoding Dabb family protein, protein MFKHIVMWDLRGESPEEKAEAVQLLKRKFESLRGQIPGLLHLEVGVDSSRIAYACDVVLYSEFDSQASLDGYATHPAHLRVREELGDLRIARHQVDYAME, encoded by the coding sequence ATGTTCAAACACATCGTGATGTGGGACCTGCGCGGCGAATCGCCTGAAGAAAAGGCGGAGGCCGTGCAGTTGCTCAAGCGCAAGTTCGAATCGCTGCGCGGGCAGATCCCTGGGCTGCTGCACCTAGAGGTGGGCGTCGATTCAAGCCGCATCGCCTACGCCTGCGACGTGGTGCTCTACAGCGAGTTCGACAGCCAGGCATCGCTCGACGGCTATGCCACGCACCCCGCGCATCTGCGGGTGCGCGAGGAGTTGGGCGATCTGCGGATCGCGCGGCACCAGGTCGACTACGCGATGGAGTGA
- a CDS encoding DEAD/DEAH box helicase, which produces MPFDSLGLAPALVQAAAESGFAAPTAIQAAAIPPILQGRDVRGSAQTGSGKTAAFSLPLLQRLAAEPAQSPRRVRALVLVPTRELAAQVGETMRSLAQHLPERLKIAIAFGGVSINPQMMSLRGGADIVVATPGRLLDLVEHNALKLGAVSMLVLDEADRLFDLGFAEELGRILALLPAQRQNLLFSATFPPAIQSLADGMLRDPAVIDMQGEPGTEPNIVQRVIEVDANRRTQLLRHLLKENEWERVLVFVATQHSAQIVAEKLYKNGVYAVPFHGDIAQGTRTGILAQFKESRWDVVIATDLAARGIDIAQLPVVINYDLPRSPTDYIHRIGRTGRAGESGLAISFVSASTEAHFRLIEKRQGLLLPRERIEGFEPTEVAVPLVDASGTGGIKGKRPSKKDKLRAAAQAAQQGESEKND; this is translated from the coding sequence ATGCCATTCGACTCACTGGGCCTGGCTCCCGCGCTCGTGCAGGCTGCCGCCGAAAGCGGTTTTGCCGCGCCGACCGCCATCCAGGCCGCGGCCATCCCCCCAATTTTGCAGGGCCGCGACGTGCGGGGCTCGGCGCAGACCGGCTCCGGCAAGACCGCCGCATTTTCCCTGCCGCTGCTGCAGCGCCTGGCCGCCGAGCCCGCACAGTCGCCGCGTCGCGTGCGCGCGCTGGTGCTCGTGCCCACGCGCGAACTCGCGGCCCAGGTCGGCGAAACCATGCGCAGCCTTGCGCAGCACCTGCCCGAGCGCCTGAAGATCGCCATCGCCTTCGGCGGCGTCTCGATCAACCCGCAGATGATGAGCCTGCGCGGCGGCGCCGACATCGTCGTCGCCACGCCCGGCCGGCTGCTCGACCTGGTCGAGCACAACGCGCTCAAGCTGGGCGCGGTCTCGATGCTGGTGCTCGACGAGGCCGATCGCCTCTTCGATCTCGGCTTTGCCGAAGAGCTCGGCCGCATCCTCGCGCTGCTGCCAGCGCAACGGCAGAACCTGCTTTTCTCCGCCACCTTCCCGCCCGCCATCCAGTCGCTGGCCGACGGCATGCTGCGCGACCCCGCGGTCATCGACATGCAGGGCGAGCCGGGCACCGAGCCGAACATCGTGCAGCGCGTGATCGAGGTCGATGCGAACCGCCGCACGCAGCTCCTGCGCCATCTGCTCAAAGAAAACGAATGGGAGCGCGTGCTGGTGTTCGTCGCCACGCAGCATTCGGCGCAGATCGTTGCCGAGAAGCTCTACAAGAACGGTGTCTACGCGGTGCCCTTCCACGGCGACATCGCGCAGGGCACGCGCACCGGCATCCTCGCGCAGTTCAAGGAGAGCCGGTGGGACGTGGTGATCGCTACCGACCTCGCGGCGCGCGGCATCGACATCGCGCAGCTCCCCGTGGTCATCAACTACGACCTGCCGCGCTCGCCCACCGACTACATCCACCGCATCGGCCGCACCGGCCGCGCGGGCGAGAGCGGGCTGGCGATCAGTTTCGTGAGCGCATCGACCGAGGCGCACTTTCGCCTGATCGAAAAGCGCCAGGGCCTCCTACTGCCGCGCGAGCGCATCGAAGGGTTCGAGCCGACCGAGGTGGCCGTGCCGCTCGTCGATGCATCGGGCACCGGCGGCATCAAGGGCAAGCGGCCGAGCAAGAAGGACAAGCTGCGTGCGGCGGCGCAGGCCGCGCAGCAGGGCGAGTCCGAAAAGAACGACTGA
- a CDS encoding translation initiation factor Sui1 — protein sequence MATTTKSNQASTLVYSTEGGGRMCPDCRAPMAQCRCKELEKARAPATDGIVRVSHETKGRKGKGVTVIKGLALDAAALAAVGKQLKTACGSGGTVKDGVIEIQGDHRELVIAALVKQGHTVKRAGG from the coding sequence ATGGCGACGACGACGAAAAGCAATCAGGCCAGCACCCTGGTGTATTCCACCGAGGGGGGCGGCCGCATGTGCCCCGATTGCCGTGCGCCGATGGCGCAATGCCGCTGCAAGGAACTCGAGAAGGCGCGCGCGCCGGCCACTGACGGCATTGTGCGTGTATCGCACGAGACCAAGGGCCGCAAAGGGAAGGGCGTGACGGTCATCAAGGGCCTCGCACTGGACGCCGCGGCGCTCGCGGCGGTGGGCAAGCAGCTGAAAACGGCCTGCGGCTCGGGCGGCACGGTGAAGGACGGCGTCATCGAGATCCAGGGCGATCACCGCGAACTGGTGATCGCGGCCCTCGTGAAGCAGGGCCACACCGTCAAGCGCGCCGGAGGCTGA